The proteins below come from a single Bombus pyrosoma isolate SC7728 linkage group LG10, ASM1482585v1, whole genome shotgun sequence genomic window:
- the LOC122571905 gene encoding uncharacterized protein LOC122571905 isoform X1 translates to MFDHAEIIVPAEDTKDENMEEEVNLTLKLEETESQSEIMKSDIEVDPENKKENSTEEIVKESQLEIVKNDVTDEPENQQSSAFYKEIINESQPEIVTKSQLEIIKSDGEEEPETRKYAKLSKETLIENEKNFVINMDDNIAHSANVETTSDVEMDAEKVVKIADAEDLELNKNEELSNKQQLEDNLKCNTDKDNLKDILETASKVEDIFSEEQCQSTQDIVTSILDDVRNATDFKNILSTEAVVANEIEEVFQQSGSIPLAETEIEELTEKLPQDSEDILNKDMEDSISEHIDSLEGLLGLDLIPEGEDSSLKATKAEGELQKSDQLSKVVDMSLLLEQSDPISDMAQTSDYITQVISSCLTDRNDLPLETTKKSNTIEVVDDKVKKSPASDILKIDGSIIVESIDKDENVEDLQKDLKQVTDLEENELDIDFEEAQLESVGDLEDIESQPEIDKNAVDEESENIKNAGLSEEIIAEDQENLVINMDDNTVNATNVETASDIEIELASDILLHNMDHNDKAENVGDIHKVDTDLTETELDIEFEEAHLESVGDLEEIESQTEITKSDLEEIESQAEITKGDVKETEPHTEIAKNDLEEIKLQAEIANSDVKEIESQVEMPESDVEETESQTEIAKGDVEETEVQTKIGEGNVEETESQTERAEDNVEETESKAKIVEGNVEGTESQAEISKSTAEETESQAEIIKGDIEETESKIEINKSNIEETETQINIAKDNIEEEPENKNNMELSEEIIIESQSEIMKNSVEECENKKKMEFTEKIVTESQPKIIKCDIEEESENRKELPVELPVELPIELPAKLPEKIVTEDQENLVINMDNNTVNLANVERASNIDTSNILLHNMDCYGKEEDVGDLQKILKGGTNLTENELGMDFEGAPLESVDDLEETELQPTITKSDVEGGSENRKHIEFPGEILTEPQPEVVKNADEEEHENRKGVELSEEIITKIQENLVIDMDVNGVDLSNVERSNDIETQLTSDILLHNMGQDNKDNNFENLQKDLREGTNLDMNFEEAPLESIADLEETESQSEIVKNDIEGDPSEDRKNAGLSETIVTEDNPAEGNLAEANLAEANLTEDNLAEENLVTNMKDNIADFPNMERSSDIELELPSDILLRNVGHDENLDDARSAIETSQPSSEISELESAVKFLQESEEQAMDSPLVLSPKMMESVVDDISKQADASSLFVPNEDICENTSELEVELQNITTDSISISEAEIISEAAKLESERKLAEQIKIDALQDKFEIDDDKETINEGIIEGKITLSETKFGVTPLENIEIQQLRNLESNKVSDAVVTLPHVSPNVLKTSESIPKVSILEERLREPPKIEIPTTDVAKVSISPNISKDSLLIQKDAKLIAYQKMLESPKMSDKSESKIVDTPRKDSEKHDFENVGSPRIILKIAKSAITDCGEPRSPKSPKIRSATNSPNPEDSPGQKLGKIKLKLSKGGHPSIISNENIEEVGQWYSEGSSSLSPLGMKIKFSKSGDPSIVSAEKYESIDDCKEGKHKFEETVRTESPIGMKIKLSKSGDASIVQQDAKEMQIKHKDKLDMVQESPKRTESPIGMKIKLSKTGDASIIQSERQDFLEEYKDNVQIKPKEKLESCYGSPKRTDSPIGMKIKLSKSGDASIVSPDLPEENKDINKIKDKLELSPEIPKRTESPIGMKIKLAKMKGGGASIISVENSEEVKDKLEIPDIPKRTESPLGMKIKLSKTGDASIVHSEVLDEIKDKMDTVQDASKSLESSHIEVSEEEQSVETIHETLPKIDSPLGMKIKLSKFGDASIVSLEKQEQLEESPKRTESPLGMKIKLSKSGDASIIQTDTSEDANKTIRTIEAEHSKTTDASLGMKIKLLKTGDASIVDPEKKDREQRRRDAESSLEMKIKLSKTGHPTIVACDNQAEVYKSKEAVDPPQNFAQRYKEPGQIGHKEPALKILKSGNSTILQSNRSELTIEPVQMQGKKLENVIEMSPKRKDITIAPIESKKSKLETQLTQILPEVTIQPVTSREQKQFLFDPKNSAISLQQMNVINQEISITQVRPQKSTDASMNEKLKDILSKNVSGSPLNSDCEIIEHRSELIIVNENSNSSQDVVIIEEVSTNRMPEVKVPKKRGRPRRNPLPQGITHPPPHLLISRDPLPLDDAQQMQQPQVPHFPQSRENERPKRTCRSQKSYAPPRRGRGRGRGKRKLDTVDPQIMKKPRIEQDLNAIEASTTAVITIDDSGLQQESFRKSPELYKALKQPVMDSKIVNSSGKVNKKIMGQKNGGVKSANIVNNTLPDSTGMQSETNKTPEMRLPKPISNDVKDKKLADIVPERMQKTATKLDSDNRSDKPTENAKLENKDMLVPPGHPNWLTPASKRTENATKHENMSMVQVIDEETRMSAESGSRSQTPARNISAPASDTIVNEESQGSVLSTATTESEKVKVKNRRMEINFDPDEGPFTVDKIAEYEWPLDRKGETFMIQEQISQYLGVKSFKRKYPDLKRRVVDMEERNYLRENGLVSEAMCDMGLTAICSSEVLDVMCSDFPDQYEEYRKHMREKQVKEHSKKQKELTAAANAEKNRIDLAEMAVQSALSWNISLNKARRENRKCSLDLQTFTIHVPKKQQEVESERRIGHYPVALIPGQYTDYYREYTPAELRYYPLNTVLYGPMRPNERKFDSQSEGSQSDTDSDSSSDDSSSSSSVGTQDTEGSQSTMDDVDMEITNRKDEIKLKCKMCLKTLNKHSKNEVLIQCGTCNGHVHPSCIDLTLDMVPHIQSYAWQCTDCKTCAQCHDPADEDKMLFCDMCDRGYHIYCVGLRRVPQGRWHCQECAVCVNCGSREPGGINSDRNSVAQWQHEYKKGDKNTRVYVSTLCVPCSKLWRKGRYCPHCSRCHTAPRLDLEVNLVHCSACDKYLHLGCVETKGMPLDRKNYLCDFCASNRQQTMKSLISRTLRT, encoded by the exons ATGTTCG ATCATGCTGAAATCATAGTACCTGCAGAGGAtacaaaagatgaaaatatggAAGAAGAAGTGAATTTAACTTTAAAACTTGAAGAAACTGAATCACAGtcagaaataatgaaaagtgATATAGAAGTGGAtcctgaaaataaaaaggagaattcaactgaagaaattgtaaaagagtCACAGCTagaaatagttaaaaatgaTGTCACAGATGAGCCTGAAAATCAACAGAGTAGTGCGTTTTACAAAGAGATTATAAATGAATCACAACCTGAAATTGTAACTAAATCACAGTTAGAAATAATCAAAAGTGATGGTGAAGAAGAGCCTGAAACTAGAAAGTATGCAAAActttcgaaagaaactttaatagaaaatgaaaaaaattttgtcattaataTGGATGATAATATTGCACATTCAGCAAATGTGGAAACAACAAGTGATGTTGAAATGGATGCAGAAAAAGTTGTAAAGATAGCTGATGCGGAAGATCTAGAGTTAAATAAGAATGAGGAGCTCTCTAACAAGCAACAATTGGAAGATAATTTAAAGTGCAATACCGATAAAGataatttgaaagatattttagaaactgCTAGTAAAGtagaagatatattttctgAAGAACAGTGCCAAAGTACACAGGATATTGTTACAAGTATCCTAGATGATGTAAGAAATGCAACTgatttcaagaatattttaagcaCGGAAGCTGTTGTAGCAAATGAAATAGAAGAGGTTTTTCAACAATCTGGAAGTATTCCATTAGCAGAGACTGAAATTGAAGAATTGACTGAAAAATTACCACAGGATTCAGAAGATATCCTGAATAAGGATATGGAGGATTCAATCTCAGAACATATAGATTCCCTAGAAGGACTATTAGGTTTAGATTTAATACCAGAGGGAGAGGATTCCTCATTGAAAGCAACAAAAGCTGAAGGGGAACTTCAGAAATCAGACCAATTATCAAAGGTTGTAGACATGAGTCTTTTGTTAGAACAATCAGATCCCATTTCTGACATGGCACAAACTTCGGATTATATAACACAGGTGATCAGTAGTTGTTTAACAGATAGAAATGATTTACCATTAGAAACTACAAAGAAATCCAATACAATTGAAGTTGTTGAtgataaagttaaaaaatctCCAGCTAGTGATATATTGAAAATCGATGGAAGTATAATTGTTGAGTCTATAGATAAGGAtgaaaatgttgaagattTACAAAAAGATTTAAAGCAAGTTACGGACctagaagaaaatgaattggACATAGATTTTGAAGAAGCTCAATTGGAGTCCGTAGGTGATCTTGAAGACATAGAATCACAGCcagaaatagataaaaatgctGTTGACGaagaatctgaaaatattaaaaatgcagGACTTTCTGAAGAAATTATAGCGGAAGATCAAGAAAATTTAGTTATTAATATGGATGATAATACTGTAAATGCAACAAATGTGGAAACAGCGAGTGATATTGAAATAGAATTAGCTTCAGATATCTTGCTGCATAACATGGATCATAATGACAAAGCTGAAAATGTAGGAGATATACATAAAGTGGATACTGATTTAACAGAAACTGAATTGGATATCGAATTTGAGGAAGCACACCTGGAATCTGTAGGTGATCTTGAAGAAATAGAATCACAGACAGAAATAACTAAAAGTGATCTTGAAGAAATAGAATCACAGGCAGAAATAACTAAAGGTGATGTTAAAGAAACAGAACCACACACAGAAATAGCTAAAAATGAtctcgaagaaataaaattacaggCAGAAATAGCTAATAGTGatgttaaagaaatagaatcaCAAGTAGAAATGCCTGAAAGTGATGTTGAAGAAACAGAATCACAGACAGAAATAGCTAAAGGTGATGTTGAAGAAACAGAAGTACAGACAAAAATAGGTGAAGGTAATGTTGAAGAAACAGAATCACAAACAGAAAGAGCTGAAGATAATGTTGAAGAAACAGAATCAAAGGCAAAAATAGTTGAAGGTAATGTTGAAGGAACAGAATCACAGGCAGAAATATCTAAAAGCACTGCTGAAGAAACAGAATCGCAGgcagaaataattaaaggcgATATTGAAGAAACAGAatcaaaaatagaaataaataaaagcaatattGAGGAAACAGAAACACAGATAAATATAGCTAAAGATAATATTGAAGAAGAACCTgagaataaaaacaatatgGAACTTtctgaagaaattataattgaatcaCAGtcagaaataatgaaaaatagtGTTGAAGAGTgtgagaataaaaagaaaatggaatttactgaaaaaattgtaactgAATCGCAGCCAAAAATAATCAAGTGTGATATTGAAGAAGAGTCTGAGAATAGAAAAGAACTTCCTGTAGAACTTCCTGTAGAACTTCCTATAGAACTTCCTGCGAAACTTCCTGAAAAGATTGTAACAGAAGATCAGGAAAATTTAGTTATTAATATGGATAATAATACTGTAAATTTGGCAAATGTAGAAAGGGCAAGTAATATTGATACTTCAAATATCTTGTTGCATAATATGGATTGTTAtgggaaagaagaagatgttGGGGATTtgcaaaaaattttaaaagggGGTACTAATTTGACAGAAAATGAATTGGGCATGGATTTTGAAGGAGCCCCACTGGAATCTGTAGATGATCTTGAAGAAACAGAATTACAGCCAACCATAACGAAAAGTGATGTTGAAGGGGGATCTGAGAATAGAAAGCACATAGAATTTCCTGGAGAAATTTTAACTGAACCACAGCCAGAAGTAGTGAAGAATGCCGATGAAGAAGAACATGAGAATAGGAAAGGCGTAGAACTCTCTgaagaaattataacaaaaatccAAGAAAATTTAGTTATTGATATGGATGTTAATGGTGTAGATTTATCAAATGTGGAAAGATCAAATGATATTGAAACACAATTAACCTCAGATATCCTGTTGCATAACATGGGTCAAGATAACAAGGATAACAATTTTGAGAATTTGCAAAAGGATTTAAGAGAAGGTACTAATTTGGACATGAACTTTGAAGAAGCGCCATTGGAATCCATAGCTGATCTTGAAGAAACAGAATCACAAtcagaaattgttaaaaatgatattgaaGGGGATCCTTCTGAGGATAGAAAGAATGCAGGACTTTCTGAAACAATTGTAACAGAAGATAATCCAGCAGAAGGTAATCTAGCAGAAGCTAATCTAGCAGAAGCTAATCTAACAGAGGATAATTTAGCAGAAGAAAATTTAGTTACTAATATGAAAGATAATATTGCAGATTTCCCAAATATGGAAAGATCAAGTGACATTGAATTAGAATTGCCTTCAGATATCTTGCTGCGTAACGTGGGTCATGATGAAAATTTAGATGATGCTCGGTCTGCCATAGAAACATCTCAACCTAGTTCTGAAATATCCGAGCTTGAATCAGCTGTTAAATTTTTGCAAGAGTCTGAAGAACAAGCAATGGATTCTCCTTTGGTATTATCTCCTAAAATGATGGAAAGTGTCGTAGATGATATATCCAAACAAGCTGATGCATCCTCTCTGTTTGTACCTAATGAAGATATATGCGAAAATACGTCAGAATTAGAAGTGGAACTACAGAACATCACGACGGATTCGATTTCTATTTCTGAGGCGGAAATCATCTCGGAAGCTGCGAAATTGGAAAGCGAGAGAAAACTTGCCGagcaaattaaaattgatgcTTTACAAGACAAGTTTGAGATAGATGATGATAAAGAGACAATAAATGAAGGTATAATCGAAGGGAAGATAACACTATCTGAGACTAAATTTGGCGTAACACCTTTGGAGAACATTGAAATACAGCAATTACGAAACTTAGAAAGCAATAAGGTATCTGACGCAGTGGTAACATTACCACATGTTTCACCCAACGTTTTAAAGACATCCGAATCTATACCAAAAGTTTCGATTTTAGAAGAACGTCTAAGAGAACCACCCAAGATAGAAATTCCTACTACAGATGTGGCAAAAGTATCGATATCTCCGAACATCTCTAAAGATAGTCTCTTGATTCAAAAGGATGCAAAATTAATTGCCTATCAAAAGATGTTGGAATCGCCGAAGATGTCCGATAAATCAGAATCGAAGATAGTTGACACACCACGAAAGGATTCCGAAAAACACGATTTCGAAAATGTAGGATCTCCACGAATCATTTTAAAGATAGCAAAGTCTGCAATCACTGATTGTGGCGAACCAAGATCACCTAAAAGTCCGAAGATCAGATCTGCGACCAACTCGCCAAATCCTGAAGATAGTCCAGGTCAAAAACtagggaaaataaaattgaaattatctaAAGGAGGTCATCCTTCTATAATATCCAATGAGAACATCGAAGAAGTTGGACAGTGGTATTCCGAAGGATCATCATCGTTGTCTCCTCTTGGTAtgaagattaaattttcaaaatccgGGGATCCATCTATAGTTTCCGCTGAGAAAtacgaatcgatcgatgattGTAAAGAGGGTAAACAcaaattcgaagaaactgtGCGAACAGAATCACCGATTggaatgaaaatcaaattatcaAAAAGTGGTGATGCGTCTATAGTGCAACAAGATGCAAAAGAAATGCAGATAAAGCATAAAGATAAACTAGATATGGTTCAGGAAAGTCCAAAGAGAACGGAATCTCCAAttggaatgaaaattaagCTTTCAAAGACCGGAGACGCCTCGATAATACAATCCGAGAGACAAGATTTTTTGGaagaatataaagataatGTGCAAATAAAACCAAAGGAGAAGCTCGAATCATGTTATGGCTCTCCCAAGAGAACTGACTCTCCTATAGGAATGAAAATCAAGCTATCTAAAAGTGGGGACGCTTCGATCGTTTCTCCGGATTTGccagaagaaaataaagatatcaacaaaataaaagataaattagaGTTATCTCCAGAAATCCCAAAGAGGACCGAATCCCCAAttggaatgaaaattaagCTAGCAAAAATGAAGGGTGGCGGAGCTTCTATAATATCGGTAGAAAACTCTGAAGAAGTAAAAGACAAACTAGAAATTCCAGATATTCCCAAACGGACGGAATCGCCGCTTGGAATGAAGATCAAATTGTCCAAAACTGGCGATGCGTCGATCGTTCATTCAGAAGTATTGgacgaaattaaagataaaatggaTACAGTTCAAGATGCGTCGAAATCATTGGAGTCATCGCATATTGAAGTCTCGGAAGAAGAGCAATCAGTGGAAACTATACATGAAACTTTGCCAAAAATTGACTCACCTCTTGGTATGAAGATCAAGCTTTCTAAGTTTGGTGATGCATCCATAGTTTCTTTAGAAAAGCAAGAACAACTGGAAGAAAGCCCCAAGAGAACAGAATCACCTCTTGGTATGAAGATCAAACTATCTAAAAGTGGCGACGCTTCTATCATACAAACTGATACGTCTGAAGATGCGAATAAAACGATACGAACAATCGAGGCAGAACATTCTAAAACCACTGATGCTTCTTTAGGTATGAAGATAAAGTTGTTAAAAACCGGAGACGCCTCTATAGTAGATCCAGAAAAGAAGGATAGAGAACAGAGACGTCGAGATGCTGAATCATCTctggaaatgaaaattaaactatCTAAAACGGGTCATCCAACGATAGTGGCTTGCGATAATCAAGCGGAAGTATACAAGTCCAAAGAAGCTGTTGATCCGCCTCAAAATTTTGCGCAAAGGTATAAAGAGCCTGGGCAAATCGGACACAAAGAACCTGCACTAAAGATTCTTAAAAGTGGTAATTCGACTATTTTACAAAGCAATCGCTCAGAACTGACAATTGAACCAGTGCAAATGCAGggaaaaaaattagagaatGTGATTGAAATGTCTCCAAAGCGGAAAGATATCACCATCGCGCCGATCGAATCAAAAAAGTCTAAGCTGGAAACTCAGCTTACTCAAATTTTACCTGAGGTTACTATTCAGCCTGTAACGTCTAGAGAACAGAAGCAGTTCTTGTTCGATCCAAAAAACAGTGCAATCAGTCTTCAACAGATGAATGTGATAAATCAAGAAATCAGTATTACTCAAGTGAGACCTCAAAAATCGACTGATGCTTCTATGAATGAGAAATTGAaggatattttatcgaaaaacgtATCCGGTTCCCCGCTGAATTCCGACTGTGAAATTATAGAACACCGTTCAGAATTGATAATAGTAAATGAGAACTCAAACTCAAGCCAGGATGTTGTCATAATAGAAGAGGTATCTACGAATAGAATGCCAGAAGTTAAGGTGCCCAAGAAAAGAGGTAGACCCAGAAGGAATCCATTACCACAAGGAATTACTCATCCTCCACCTCATTTGTTAATATCTAGGGATCCTTTGCCTTTAGACGACGCACAACAAATGCAACAACCACAAGTACCTCATTTTCCACAATCCAGAGAGAATGAGAGACCTAAGAGAACCTGCAGAAGCCAGAAGAGTTATGCACCTCCTAGAAGAGGTAGAGGGCGAG GTCGAGGAAAGCGAAAATTGGATACTGTGGATCCTCAGATAATGAAGAAGCCTAGAATCGAGCAAGATCTAAACGCGATAGAAGCGTCTACTACGGCTGTAATAACAATAGATGATTCCGGGTTGCAACAAGAATCTTTCAGAAAGTCACCGGAATTGTATAAAGCTCTTAAACAACCAGTAATGGATTCCAAAATTGTTAATTCTTCGGGTAAAGTCAACAAGAAGATTATGGGACAAAAGAATGGCGGAGTAAAAAGTGCAAATATAGTTAATAACACGCTTCCAGACTCCACGGGTATGCAATCGGAAACAAACAAAACACCGGAGATGCGATTACCTAAACCCATATCGAATGACGTTAAGGATAAAAAGTTGGCTGACATCGTTCCTGAAAGAATGCAAAAGACTGCAACGAAATTAGATTCCGATAATAGATCCGATAAACCGAcggaaaatgcaaaattggaaaacaAGGACATGTTAGTACCACCCGGACATCCAAATTGGTTAACACCAGCATCGAAACGAACAGAAAATGCTACAAAGCATGAGAATATGTCTATGGTACAAGTGATAGATGAGGAAACAAGAATGAGTGCAGAATCGGGTTCCAGATCTCAGACTCCAGCCAGAAATATTTCTGCACCAG CCTCTGATACCATAGTAAATGAGGAGTCTCAAGGAAGTGTACTTAGTACTGCAACTACAGAATCAGAAAAAGTAAAGGTCAAGAATCGaagaatggaaattaattttgatccAGACGAAGGGCCATTCACAGTCGATAAAATTGCTGAGTATGAATGGCCACTTGACCGTAAAGGTGAAACCTTTATGATACAAGAACAAATATCTCAATACCTTGGTGTAAAAtctttcaaaagaaaatacccAGATTTGAAGAGAAGAGTTGTGGATATGGAAGAAAGGAATTATTTGAGAGAAAATGGTTTGGTTAGCGAAGCAATGTGTGATATGG GTCTAACTGCTATATGCAGTTCAGAAGTATTAGATGTAATGTGTAGTGATTTCCCAGATCAGTATGAAGAATATCGCAAACATATGCGTGAAAAGCAAGTAAAAGAACATTCcaaaaaacagaaagaattAACAGCAGCTGCAAATgcagaaaaaaatagaattgatCTAGCAGAAATGGCAGTTCAGTCTGCATTATCTTGGAATATTAGCTTAAATAAAGCTCGACGAGAAAATAGGAAATGCAGCTTAGACTTACAGACTTTCACAATCCATGTGCCAAAGAAACAACAGGAAGTTGAGTCGGAACGCAGAATTGGTCACTATCCTGTTGCGTTGATACCAGGGCAATATACAGATTATTACCGCGAATACACACCAGCTGAGTTACGGTATTATCCTCTAAATACTGTTCTTTATGGTCCCATGAGGCCAAATGAACGTAAATTTGATAGCCAATCAGAAGGATCTCAAAGTGATACCGATAGTGATTCATCTTCAGATGATTCGAG TTCGTCTTCTAGCGTGGGAACGCAAGATACCGAAGGCTCACAATCTACAATGGATGACGTAGATATGGAAATAACAAATcgaaaagatgaaataaaattaaagtgcAAGATGTGTTTGAAAACCTTAAATAAACATAGTAAAAATGAAGTATTAATTCAATGTGGTACATGCAATGGACATg tCCATCCATCGTGTATAGATTTAACATTAGATATGGTTCCTCATATCCAATCATATGCATGGCAATGCACAGATTGTAAAACTTGCGCTCAGTGCCATGATCCTGCAGACGAAGATAAAATGCTGTTTTGTGATATGTGCGATAGAGG GTATCATATTTATTGTGTTGGTCTCCGACGAGTACCGCAAGGAAGATGGCATTGCCAAGAATGTGCTGTCTGTGTGAATTGTGGCTCAAGAGAACCTGGTGGTATAAATTCTGATAGAAATAGTGTCGCTCAGTGGCAACATGAATATAAGAAGGGTGACAAGAATACTCGCGTTTATGTTTCTACACTGTGCGTTCCATGCTCGAA GCTATGGCGAAAGGGTCGCTATTGCCCGCACTGCAGTCGCTGTCATACTGCCCCAAGACTTGACCTGGAAGTGAATCTAGTGCATTGCAGCGCATGTGACAAATATCTGCACTTAG gTTGCGTGGAGACCAAGGGAATGCCACTAGACAGGAAAAATTATCTATGTGATTTCTGTGCATCAAATCGTCAGCAAACGATGAAATCACTAATATCGAGAACATTGAGAacgtaa